A segment of the Planktothrix serta PCC 8927 genome:
GAAGAAATTACCCAGGTTCAGCAATTAGTCTGTAAACTGCGAGCCGAAGTTGAACATAACTCCCCCCATTCTCCGCCTCATCTTGTCTCAAAAAAACAACTTCATCCTCAATCTTTAGCGATCAAATCTAATCATAAAATTTGGATTATTAGTCAAGATCAACTATTAATTCAGTCCGTACAAACAGCCGCTTTAAACTTAGGAATTGACACCCAAACTTTGACCGATTTATCGATTATAACTGAAATAAAATCCCTATCTCTGAGCGAACAAAATTCTCCCCTTGTATTTTTAGATTTTGATTTTTATTGTTCCTATAATTTATTAACCCAACTCACTCAGCAAACCCCCTCTATTCCCGTAATTGTTTTAACAGAAGAAAAAAACTTTACTCAACGGGTTAAAGTTGCTCAATCTGGCGGACAAGCATTTTTACAAAAGCCCGTGACTTCAGAACAAATCATTAAAGTCATGATGGATGTCTTACATCAAAGCTGTACATTAAATGCAAAAGTCCTGATTGTTGATGATGATTCCCAGATTCTCGAAACATTTCAAGCCCTACTTGAACCTTGGGGAATTCAAACTTTTACAGTAGAAGATCCTCGACATTTTTGGGAAATTCTCGAAGCAGCAACCCCAGATTTATTAATTTTAGATATTGAAATGCCTTATTTAGATGGCATTGAACTGTGTCAAGTTGTTCGGGCTGATTCCCGTTGGAAAAGTTTACCGATTATGTTTCTTACCGCCCACACAAATCGAGAAATACAACATCAAGTTTTTATGGTGGGTGCCGATGATTATTTAACAAAAACTACAGAAGCTTCTATTTTGGTGAATCGAATTTTAAATCGATTAAGGCGAACTCAAAGCTTGCGAGAATCTTCAGCAAAATTTTGATGGTCTATTCCCCCTTCTAATTGCTTTTTTGAAGTGATCATTAAAATCTATAAAACCCTTAAAATTTTATGAAAATGATTAATCAAAATTCCCAAACTGAAACTCAATTTATTGCTTCCTTACAAGCGGTTAATCAACGATTAATTCAAGAAATTCAAGAACGACAACGGGTTGAAGAAGCCTTACGAGAAAGTTCAGAACGCTTGAAAACCTTAATTAACGCCATGCCCGATTTAGTCTGTTTTAAAGATGGTTCAGGACGTTGGTTAGAAGCCAATCAAGCCATATTAGAACTATTTCAACTCAATACCTTAGATTATCAAGGAAAATCGGATACTGAATTAGCTGAATTAGTCGAACAAGTTCATGGCACTACTCTTTATCGAAATGCCTTAATCGCCTGTCAACAATCCGATGAACAAGCTTGGAAGACAAAACAGCTTTCTCAACAGGAAGAAATTATCCCAACTTCAGATGGAACCTTGAAAGTTTTTGATGTGATTAAAGTTCCTTTATTTAATCCCAATGGAGAACGCAAAGGATTAGTAATATTAGGACGAGATATTACAGAACGCCAAAAAACAGAAGATGCTTATAAACGATTGGCTGCGATTGTGGAATCCTCCGAAGATGGAATTATGGGCAAAACCATAGAAGGAAAAATTATGAGTTGGAATCAAGGGGCTGAACAAATTTATGGCTATTCCGAAGCCGAAGTTAAAGGTCGTTTATTTAGCTTTTTAACATTACCCGAAAGATTTAAAGAAATGCCCCAAATTTTAGCCAGTATTCAATCGGGGGGCAGTATTGATCATTATGAAACCGTTCATATTCGCAAAGATGGACAGCATATTGATGTATCCTTAACGATTTCTCCGATTAAAGATGCTCAGGGAAATATTACCGGACTTTCTACAATTTCCCGTGATATTAGTTATCGGAAAAGAATCGAAAAAACCTTAGAACAACTGCGTCATCAAAATGAATTGATTTTAGATTCAGCCGGAGAAGGAATTTGTGGTTTAAACCGAGAAGGAAAAATTACCTTTGCTAATCCAGCAGCCACTAGAATGACCGGATATACAGTGCGAGAACTACTGATGAGTGATTGGCACAAAATCACTGAAAAGGGGATTAATGTTTCCCCAATACCCTCCCAGACTTGGCAACAAAAACCGATTTCTGTCCCTCATAAAAACCCGGATCATCAACAAGATTCTCAGATTTTTGCTACCTTAAAAGATGGTCAAGTTCGTCATGTCACTGATGAAGTCTTTTGGCGACAGGATGGAACTTTTTTTCCCATCGAATATGTGAGCACTCCTATTGAAAATCAAGGGGAAATTATTGGGGCTGTGGTCACATTTAAAGATATTACAGAACGGCAAGCTATGGAGAAAATGAAAGATGAATTTATCTCTGTTGTTAGCCACGAACTCCGTACCCCGTTAACCTCAATTCATGGAGCATTAGGATTATTAGCCAGTGGATTATTAGATACTCAACCTGAACGGGCTAAACGAATGCTAGAAATTGCCGTTACCAATACAACGCGCTTAGTTCGTTTAATTAATGATATTCTCGATTTAGAACGGATGCAAGCCGGACAAATTACCCTCGATAAAAAAGCTTGTAATTTAGCCGATTTAATGCTTCAAGCCACTAATGAAATGATGGGAATAGCCGAAAAAACAGGGGTGAAGATATTAATGAAACCCCTAGACGTTCGAGTATGGGCAGCACCGGATCGAATTATTCAAATGTTAACGAATTTATTAAGTAATGCCATTCGATTTTCTAGCGTAGAAAGTTGTGTTTGGTTTAATGCCACCCGATCGCCTTCTTCCTTAGAAGTTTTGATTACTGTTCAAGACCAAGGACGAGGAATTCCTGCTGATAAACTCGAAACAATTTTTGGCCGTTTTCAACAGGTAGATGCGTCCGACTCCCGCCAAAAGGGAGGAACTGGACTCGGACTCGCCATTTGTCGTACTATTGTACAGCAACATAGCGGTCATATTTGGGCCGAGAGTACACTGGGAGAAGGAAGCACTTTCTTTGTGCGTTTACCTGTTTTGGCGGAAGCAGGAGAAGACCCTCACCCTTCTGTCATTGAAATTAATTCAATCTGACATTTATTAACCTTTTTCAAAAATTTCTACTTCCTATTTAACCTTAATAAAATGACAACAAAACGGATTTTATTGATTGATGATGAAGACGATATTCGAGAAATTGCCCAACTCAGTTTAGAAATGATTGCAGGTTGGCAGGTTTTTTTAGCAAATTCGGGACGCAAAGGCATTCAAACTGCCCAAAACCAACAACCGGATGCGATTCTTTTGGATGTGATGATGCCGGAATTAGATGGGTTAGCAACCTTTCAATCTTTACAAGCTGACCCCATAACTCAGGAAATTCCGGTTATTTTACTCACCGCTAAAGTTCAATCCTCTGACCAACGCAAATTCGCTTTATTAGGGGTGAGGGGTTTAATTACTAAACCCTTTGAACCTTTGACTTTAGCCGAACAAGTTGCTAAAATTTTGGGATGGAATTTCACTTAAAGGTTTTCAAGCCCATCTTCGCTGCAAACCATTAACTTTTGTAAAAAAACACGAACTTCTATCACTATTTCTACGGTCTTCACAAGATCTTCATATTTTGCTTCTATCTTAAAGAGTATAGTCCACCTGCTAACAGGAGACTATATGAAACTCACCTAGGAGGTGGAGACCATGCCCTCAGTCTATATCATGCTTCTGACCTTTGCTTTGGCTTCCATCTGGATTTATACACAAACCTCTAACGATATTCCCTTTGTGTTAGCGGGAGTTAGTGGCCTTGTCTGCTTAATTTGGGGTTTTGCATTTGCACATTGGAGCATTCAACTACTAATTGTACTGGGGTTGTGGCGTTTGTACAAATTTTATATGCCGGAAGAAATCAACTTGGGTTAATGTTGATTCCCTCTCTAATTATTGATTGACTTTGAATAACAAAAATCCCCCAAACACTACAAATTTGAGGGATTCTTGCTTTTTAGGGGATTGTTACTCAAAGGATTCTCAGGTTAACGCCCAGAATCTTTGAGTGTTTTGAGAAGAATTAGAAAAATTACATTAAGCCGAGTTGAGACAGAATTCCTTGACCCGTCAGGAGTTCCGTCGCTAAACCGATGGCGAATCCTAACATCGCTAAACGGCCATTCCAAGTTTCCGCGAAGTCTGTAAACCCAAACTTGGTGTCTTTGCTTTCCATAATTAATAACTCTCCTGTGTGCTTGAGTCAACTACATAAAAGTTAACACAACTTTCCCAAGTTTGCAACTTTTAGTTAAGAAAGCTTGACAAATCCCCAAAACTCTGTTCTCCCGTAGGGTGCGTAAGCAACGCGCACGCACCTGACTGAAGTTCTCCCGTAGGGTGCGTAAGCAACGCGCACGCACCTGACCCAACTACAAGATCAAGGTTGCAGATTTCTTCGCATTATGCTAAGATCATTTAAAAAATGTTAATTTCTAATGATTACATTAAATTACTCACAAGTTTTCCTCCGCGCCCTATAACATCTGAGGAAGAATTAGAATTGACTCAAACTAGGATTGATCAATTATTAGATCAGGGGAAACTGAGTCAAGATGAAAAAGACTATTTGAATGTGTTAGGCGCTTTAGTTTATGAATATGAACAACAGCAAGAACCTATTCCTGATATTTATGGAGTAGAATTGCTCAAAAGTTTAATCGAAGATAATGGTTTACGTCAAAAAGACTTAGTTTCGATTTTTAAAACTGAATCTATCGTCTCGGATATTCTCAACGGAAAACGAGAACTCACGAAACGACATATTGAAGAATTAGCTCAATTTTTTCATGTTTCTCCTGCGGTTTTCTTTCCTATAAATTAAATGAAAAAAATGAACTCTCAATATAGTATTTTAATTCAATGGTCAGATGAAGATCAAAAATATGTGGTGAGTTTACCTGAATTTGGGCCTTATGCTCATACTCACGGGGAAACCTACGAAGAAGCCTTAAAAAGTGGTCAAGAAGTATTAGAACTTTTAATTGAAGATTATCAGGCGAGAGGAAAAGAACTTCCTAAGCCTTTAACAATTCCAGTCTAGTTGATCTTCATAAATCAGTTTATTAGTTAGGGATTTTAACCATAAAAATCTTCATCTAAAATTTGCTCAATTGAAAACGGACAAATTTGAGGATATTCTTCTTGATTAGGAATACGAACCCCAAATTGAGCGCGTTTTCCTTCTTTAATTGCTAACCGACGACCATCAACATAAGCCGTTTCCAGGGCAGTTTTTAAATAAGATTTTAAAGAAGGAGTTTGTTGCAGTTGCTTTTGAACACGCTGACGATGTTCATCAACGGAATTATACCAACTTCCTTTGATCATTTCTGGCGCATCTTTTTGCACCCTTAACTTTAGTAAATGCGCCAGCAAAACCATCAAATTACTTTCCAGGCGATTTTTTTCCGATTTTCCCAACTCGGTTAACTCCTCAACTAAATGTTCCATATCCACAGCAGCAAAATCGCCTTGTTGTAACTGTTCAATTGTTTGCTGAAGCCAAAGTTGAAAATCTTTTTCATAGAGATATTTAAGCATTTTTCCAACCCTTTAAAGTTAATTCAAGAACCCATGACAGCAGGCGGTTGACGGATGATTGAACTCATTGTCCCCCAAATGTGTAAAAATCAAGTACGGTAATATTGGAAATTGAGAGTAAACTGTGAGTTCAACTGTCGCACTGCCAACAGATACACAAACAACGGTCAATCTGTCTCGTCGTCCTGTTTTTCCCTTCACCGCAATTGTCGGCCAGGAAGAAATGAAACTGGCTCTGATTTTAAATATTATCGATCCTAAGATCGGTGGTGTGATGATTATGGGCGATCGCGGTACGGGAAAATCAACGACGATCCGCGCCTTAGCTGACCTACTCCCGGAAATTGAAGTCATCGCCGATGACCCCTTTAATAGTCATCCCACCGATGCGGAAATGATGAGTGATAGCGTCCGAGAACGTCTGAGTCAACATCAACAGGTTCCCGTGTCCCGCAAAAAAGTGCCTATGGTAGATCTACCGTTGGGGGCCACAGAGGATCGGGTTTGCGGTACGATTGATATTGAAAAAGCCTTATCGGAAGGGGTAAAAGCCTTTGAACCGGGACTTTTAGCCAAAGCAAACCGGGGGATTTTATATGTAGATGAGGTCAACCTCCTCGATGATCACTTGGTTGATGTGTTATTAGACTCGGCGGCCAGTGGTTGGAACACCGTTGAACGGGAGGGAATTTCAATTCGTCACCCCGCACGGTTTGTGTTAGTGGGTTCTGGAAACCCCGAAGAAGGGGAATTAAGACCGCAATTATTAGATCGGTTTGGAATGCACGCCGAAATTAGAACCGTCAAAGAGCCGAATTTGCGAGTTAAAATTGTTGAAGAACGGACTTCTTTTGATCAAAATCCTGAAGTTTTTTTAGAAAAGCATATTAATGATCAACATCAATTACAACATAAAATTGTAGAGGCTCAAACCCTGCTTTCTTCTGTAGAAATTGATTATGATTTGAGGGTAAAAATTTCTCAAGTTTGTTCAGAATTAGATGTAGATGGTTTACGGGGAGATATTGTTAGTAACCGAGCCTCCAAAGCCTTAGCCGCATTAGAAGGACGAACAGAAGTAACTATTGATGATATTCAACGGGTAATTACCTTATGTTTACGTCACCGTTTGCGGAAAGATCCGTTAGAAACAATTGATTCTGGTTTTAAAGTGCAGAAGGTTTTCCGTCAAGTATTTGGTTTACCTGAAGAATAGTAATCGTAGGGGCGGGGTTCTCCCGCCCTTACTGACTGAAGAATAGTAATCGTAGGGGCGGGGTTCTCCCACCCTTACTGACTGAAGAATAGTNTCCCCGCCCTTATTAAGACAGGAATCATCAGGTCAGAAGACGCAAAATAGGAGGCAATCATCAAAATTTAATCATTATTATTAACAGCTATAACGATTAACTTCTTTACTGATAACGGAAGATGGGCGGGAGAACCCCGCCCCTACGGAAGATGGGCGGGAGAACCCCGCCCCTACGGATAACTGATTACTGTTGGTGCGTGCGCGGAGCTTACGCACCCTACATTTTATGAAAAAAATAATTTTAGGGTTTGATCCGGGTTTGGCAACATTAGGATTTGGAGCAATTGAGTGTGAAGTTGATGATAAAACTCAGGAACAAGAAGCGGTTTCTATGATTGATTTTGGGGTAATTAAAACACCAGCAAAAACGGAATTAGGGAAGCGGTTATGTATTATTTATGATGATGTTAACCAGTTATTAACCCATATTAAACCCGATTTGGCTATTGTGGAGAAACTGTTTTTTTATCGGATGGGAAATACGATTGCGCTTGCTCAAGCCAAAGGAGTGTTATTATTAGTCTTAGCTCAACACCAGATTCCGTTAGTCGAGTTTACTCCCGGTCAAGTTAAAAAGGCGTTGACGGGACATGGCAATGCGGATAAATATCAAGTTCAGCAAGCGGTTGCACGGGAATTGAATTTAACAGAAATTCCTAAACCTGATGATGCTGCGGATGCTTTAGCCGTTGCATTAACCGCTTGGTTTGATCCTGATATTATGTTTCAATATCAGTTATAGCAGTCGCGCAAACACGGTTAGGACAAAGATTAATGCTGAAAGCTAGGCTTATGTCCCTCTTTTTCTTTCTGTTTCCTGTTCCCAGATCCGATGTTCTCTACTATAATTCCCTGAAGTTTAACTGATTATTTATGATTATTCTAACTTCTCAAGAAATTGCTCAATTTCGCTCGCAACTGGCTGAATATTCCGTTGCTTTGGAAGCTTTAGATCAAATTGAAGATTGTGAAGGAGATCTCGAAGATGCGGCAATAGATATGGCAATTCGTGTGGGTCAATCACCCGATACTTCGGAAAATTGGTTAGATGGTTTAGCGAAACGATATCGCGTGAGTTTGTGTAATAAAGACTTCCGAGAAGAATTAATTCAAGGCAATATTAAAGCGATGGTAGAAGCTTTAATTGCAGAAAATCAATGCCCTGCATTATTAATTACTCCCGTTGTTCTTTATGCAGTAAAATCTGGAATTAATCAATTTTGTGAACCTTTAGAATATAAATTCTAATATCCCAGGGTGACGGGATGGTAACGTCCGCACCCGATTGATTCTAAAATTAAGGATATTGACTCAAAATCAGCAGAGTCTATTTTTTGAAATAAGGGAAACAGGCAAAAATATTAATAAACCCTGACGAAGTTAGATATTCGGTAACACAATAACCCCGAAAACGGAAATTTTAGCCTAAAATTGAGAATCAAATACCAACCGAATTCAGGAGTGATTTGTGAGTCCAGAAACCTTAGTCAAAGAAATCCCTGTTAGCAGTAATTTTAGTATTGATGACTTTAATTCTCAGGTCATGAATACCTACGCCCGTTTCCCCATTGCTTTAGAGCGGGGAGAAGGGTGTCGTGTTTGGGATACGAATGGCAAAGAATACTTAGATTTTGTCGCCGGAATTGCAACTTGTACCCTGGGACACGCCCATCCTGCCTTAATTGAAGCGGTGACAAAACAAATTAAAACCTTGCACCATGTTTCTAATTTATATTATATTCCCGTGCAAGGAGAATTAGCCAAATGGTTAACCGATCATTCCTGTGCAGATAAAGCATTTTTCTGTAATTCTGGAGCGGAAGCCAACGAAGGCGCGATTAAATTAGCTCGGAAATATGCCCATGAGAAATTAAATATTGAAGACCCAGTTATTATCACCGCCCATGCAAGTTTTCATGGTCGGACTTTAGCTACAATTACAGCAACAGGACAACCGAAATATCAAAAAGGTTTTAGTCCTTTAGTTCCAGGGTTTGTTTATGTTCCTTATAATGATATTGAAGCTTTAGAATCAACAATTGCTGATGTCGATAAAGATGGGCGACGGGTAGCCGCGATTATGTTAGAAGCCCTGCAAGGAGAAGGCGGTGTGCGTCCTGGAGATCTTGCATATTTCCAAAAAATTCGTCAAATTTGCGATCAAAAAGGCATCCTTTTAATCTTAGATGAAGTGCAAGTTGGCATGGGTCGTAGTGGCAAATTATGGGGGTATGAAAACTTAGGAATTGAACCCGATATTTTCACTTCAGCTAAGGGTTTAGGGGGTGGAATTCCCATTGGGGCGATGATGTGTAAAGCGTTTTGTGATGTTTTTGAACCCGCAAGTCATGCGTCTACCTTTGGCGGAAATCCTTTTGTTTGTGCGGTGGCGTTGGCAGTTTGTCAAACGTTAGAACGAGAAAATATTCTGGAAAATGTACAAAAACGGGGTGAACAACTTCGCAGCAAATTAACAGAAATTGCTCAAAAATATCCTAATTTAATTGCGGAAGTCCGAGGATGGGGTTTAATTAATGGTTTGGAATTAAAAGCTGATGTAGAATTAACTTCTCCAGAGGTGGTAAAAGTAGCAATGGAAGCCGGGTTATTATTAGTTCCGGCTGGCCCCAAAGTCTTGCGTTTTGTTCCCCCATTAATTGTGACGGAGGAGGAAGTTAATACAGCCTTAAAAGCGGTTGAAAATGCCTTAGAACAGTTAACAGCTTAATTGTAAAATTCCCTATTCTTTTTTCTGGAATCGAAAAAGAGTAGGGAATATTTTAGGGTTAATATAGTAATATTTGCTCTTTCCTGAATGTTATCAAGATCTTCTGGGGCGATCATATAGCAATCCCAAATAGGTTATAATAAGAAATTAGAGTTTAAAATTTAGCTAAAAGATAGCAATCCCTGCTAAAATTTTTACTAAACTTAAATGGGGTCACAATTTCATTAAGTTAATTATGGCTTACAATGATTTTACTTTAAAACAGTTGCAAAAACAATTTAATCTTAAAATTGAAGATCAAGTTGATTTATTTACGAATATTAATCCTGTTAGTCCTACTAAGCTCCTGCAAACGATTATTGAAGAGAATTTACCCTTGGCGATCGCCATTAGCACTGAAAAAGCTCGATCTGAATTGTTAATTATGCCCATCTTATTAGAGGTAAGGCGACAATTAAATAAAACCATTAGTTTATTTTCTGGTACAGAATTTAACGTTGATCCAAGTCAAGGATTAAATGGATATTGTGATTTTATTTTAACCCTTTCTCCTCAACAAATTACAATTAACTCGCCTATTATTACTATTATAGAAGCTAAAAATGAAAATATTAAATCCGGTTTAGGGCAATGTGCATCAGCCATGATAGCAGCCCAACTGTTCAACCAACAAGAAAATAATTTAATTCCCACTCTATATGGATCTGTCACAACAGGAACAGATTGGAAGTTTTTAACATTAGAAGAAAATCGTTTAAAAATTGATCGTCTTGATTATTATATTAATGATTTAAACAAAATTATAGGAATTTTAATTCATGCGATTAAAAGTTCTAGCTTGGCTGAATAATTAATTTATTGTTATACTCAATTGATGGAGGTAAACCCACAATGACCACAACAACGTTACTTTTACCTGAACAACGCACCCTTTTAAAACAAGTCAGTTGGAAAACGTTTATTAATTTATTAAACGATTTAGGAGATAATCGTTCGGCTCGTTTATATTATGATCAGGGAGTATTAGAGATTATGACCCCATTAGGAGAACATGAAAATAATAATCGGTTTATTGATGATTTAATTCGGGCTATAGCTGATGAATTAAACCTAAATCTCAAAAAAATGGGGTCTTTAACATTAAAACGAGAAGAACTTTTAAAAGGTGCAGAACCCGATTCTTGTTATTATTTAGAAAATGAACCGTTAGTTAGACATAAACAAAATATTGATTTAGAATCAGACCCGCCTCCTGATTTAGTTTTAGAAATTGATATCACTAGCAGTTCTTTAGATAAACGTCCGATTTATGCGGCTTTTGGTGTTCCTGAACTCTGGCGTTATAACGGGAGAAAATTAGAAGTATTTATTTTAGATAAAACAACTCAATCTTATCATAAATTAACTCAAAGTTCACATTTTCCTTGGCTACCTTTAGAACTCATTCCTCAATATATTCGTCAAAATTTAATCGATGGAGAAACTGCAACATTAAAAGCCTTTAGACGTTTTGTTAGACAGTTCATTCCTTCTTGAATAAGTAAGGTTAAATACCCTAACAATAGCAACATATTGAATTTTTGTATAAGTTTCCTTATTCAGCTTGACCGATTAAAATAAAACCAGCCCAATCTTGAGGATTTGGATAATTTTTCATCGTGATTAACATCGCTTGACGCAAAGCTTGGGCTTTATCATTAGTTTGTTGAAGTTGCTGATAAAATGTTTGCATCAGTTCAGCAGTTTGAGTATCAGGAACTTTCCAAAGAGAAACAATTAAACTCGGAATACCAGCCGCTATTAAGGAACGAGATAAGCCTAAAATTCCATCACTGGTAATGGTTCCTGCTCCTGTATTACAAGCACTTAAAACCACTAAATCAGCCGTTAAATTTAAGCGCAGAATTTCCTCAGAGGTGAGTAACCCATCATCGGAAGCCGAGGGAGAAAGAGCGATCGCACCGGGAATTCCAGACTCGGTTAAATCACTCAAAATTCCGTGAGTGGCGAGATGAATATAACGGGCATTTTCTATCCGTTGAATCACGTTAGATTCGGTTGCTTTTTCACCTAATAACGGTTCAGTTTGAAGCAGTTTAGCAATGGCGATCGCTTCTTTTTCACTAGCGGGAAGCGGTTGTAAAAATTGGGGTTCTTCACCAGGTAATAAAGCTACTTTAGGCATTTTGGGATTCCCCAAAACTAAGGCTATATTCCCCCCATTTCTGGGCTGTTGTTTTTGTTGATCTGCGGTTAATTGTAACAGTTGAATGGACGGAGAAGTTAAAATCGTATGCTTTTGAATTAGATAATTTCCCTGTTCATCTACTAAAGCCGGAAAGGGAACTAATAATAAGTCTTGATGGGGAATAAAAATGATCCGATCTTGGGGATTTTTAGGTAATAAATCTGCTATAGGTTCAATTAAAAGCTGATACAGTTTATTTAATTGTTTATTTGTCACATTATCTGCTGTTAGTGCTGAAATTTCTGAATCTAGGTTAGCACGATTTCCCCGAATTAGCTCATTTAAAGAAGGGAGCGGTGGCAGTTCTTCGGGACTTAACATCGGAACAAGGTTATCTGTCTTTAAATCCGTTAAATCAACAGACCGAAACTGCACCGCACCATCGGGTTTTATCACCCAAATTAATAAGGTAGAATTTTGCTTAAATTGATCAACAATAACCGAATATTCAACTAACGTCGCGTTTTGTAGTTTAGCAATTTTTTGAACATCCGAAAAGTTAGGCGATTTTATAGAAATAGACGTTAATTTTTCCGGTGATATCTTTTGCGCTACTAACTCAACAAACGCTCTAGCTCGACCTCGCTCAGAAACTTCTAAAGCTTTTTCGATTTGTTTTTGCTCAATTAATACCTGTTGCAAAACGCCATAACTTTTCGATAAGGTTTCAAAGAAAGAGACTTTATTAGCATCACTTAACCCAGGACGTAAAGACTCAACAATCTCAATGGCAGAATAAAGGGTTTGAGTGGCTTCAGCCAGTTTTACGACTTCAAACTCAGCGACACCTAAATTAATTAATGTTACCGCTTCACCCCGTTTATCTTGGATTTTTCGGCGCATTTCTAAGGCTTTTTGATAGAACTCAAACGCTTGAGGATACTGATTCTGAATGCGATAAATATAACCAATATTATTCAAAGCTTGCCCAACCGCTTCTAAATCTCCCACTTTTTCCATCATCGGCAAGCCTTCTTGATATAAAATAAAGGCTTTTTCATAATCTTTAAAACGTTCATAAACTGCCCCTAAATTAATCGTTAATTGACCAATACCTTGAGTATCCTGTTCTTGTTTGGCTAATTTTAAGGATTGCTCAAAAGCAAGTTTTGCTTGTTCATATTCCCCTAAAGAAATATAAGCTGACCCGATATTATTAAAAAGAATTCCTTCCGTCCGAGCATCATCTAAGGTTTTAATAACCGTTAAGGCTTGTTGAAAGTAAGATAATGAGTTTCGATGCTGTCCTAAAGCTTGATAAATCGCACCTAAATTTGATAATATATTAACTTCTCCCGACGTTTCGCCCAATTTCTGAACTA
Coding sequences within it:
- a CDS encoding Uma2 family endonuclease; this translates as MTTTTLLLPEQRTLLKQVSWKTFINLLNDLGDNRSARLYYDQGVLEIMTPLGEHENNNRFIDDLIRAIADELNLNLKKMGSLTLKREELLKGAEPDSCYYLENEPLVRHKQNIDLESDPPPDLVLEIDITSSSLDKRPIYAAFGVPELWRYNGRKLEVFILDKTTQSYHKLTQSSHFPWLPLELIPQYIRQNLIDGETATLKAFRRFVRQFIPS
- a CDS encoding CHAT domain-containing protein; its protein translation is MGLKASDLGIGAVTLLMQLYLGLMMPMAFAQSNTELEQIYNRASEQIDQGNFTEAVVILEKLLAIAQQQNNQFLEATALNDLALVYRNQGNAKLALQLATKALKIYQQLNDEQGISVALNNQASAYLSLGQYPQAIQGFEQALKLVQKLGETSGEVNILSNLGAIYQALGQHRNSLSYFQQALTVIKTLDDARTEGILFNNIGSAYISLGEYEQAKLAFEQSLKLAKQEQDTQGIGQLTINLGAVYERFKDYEKAFILYQEGLPMMEKVGDLEAVGQALNNIGYIYRIQNQYPQAFEFYQKALEMRRKIQDKRGEAVTLINLGVAEFEVVKLAEATQTLYSAIEIVESLRPGLSDANKVSFFETLSKSYGVLQQVLIEQKQIEKALEVSERGRARAFVELVAQKISPEKLTSISIKSPNFSDVQKIAKLQNATLVEYSVIVDQFKQNSTLLIWVIKPDGAVQFRSVDLTDLKTDNLVPMLSPEELPPLPSLNELIRGNRANLDSEISALTADNVTNKQLNKLYQLLIEPIADLLPKNPQDRIIFIPHQDLLLVPFPALVDEQGNYLIQKHTILTSPSIQLLQLTADQQKQQPRNGGNIALVLGNPKMPKVALLPGEEPQFLQPLPASEKEAIAIAKLLQTEPLLGEKATESNVIQRIENARYIHLATHGILSDLTESGIPGAIALSPSASDDGLLTSEEILRLNLTADLVVLSACNTGAGTITSDGILGLSRSLIAAGIPSLIVSLWKVPDTQTAELMQTFYQQLQQTNDKAQALRQAMLITMKNYPNPQDWAGFILIGQAE